A stretch of SAR202 cluster bacterium DNA encodes these proteins:
- a CDS encoding ABC-F family ATP-binding cassette domain-containing protein: MPLLTGSQLALYFGEVEIFSKIDLEVAEKAHIGMVGPNGQGKTSLLRMLMGEIPPNSGSVSRSRGLTIGYVSQHAAHMTVGTLREEVMSAFSAILELETDVADAGMAIERAATPEERKLADRRYSALLQEYEAVGGFDYQNRMERVVTGVGLSLESLDTPVTAASGGQKTRAALAKALLLEPALLILDEPTNYLDFKGLAWLETFLNRFPYAFIVVSHDRYFLDRVADQIWDMDGGGLKAYRGNYTKFRQVKEEQRARQQLEFERQQEVIAREQAFIDRYRAGVKARQAMGREKRLDRLERLDAVDTADTVKIRANEASRTSLTVLTTHDLAVGYVDGGRTVQLLSVPETKLERGSRTAIVGPNGLGKTTLLNTIIGKTPPVRGSINFGQKVKIGFQKQGSDDIPAHLSVLDALLDAKNINIGEARGYLARFLFKGDDVFKLVSSLSGGERTRLALARLLITEPNVLVLDEPTTHLDIPSREALEDALLDYAGALLFVSHDRHLIGLLAQNLWLVENGALRVFKGTFEEWLKSLEEPAARAQAAQPKKAAQPQKGAAKGGKAAAPKGPDHEKVIADLEALVVKLEASLQKAAEKNDRAKVADLAEAHAKAQADLELAWAAWGGLSS; the protein is encoded by the coding sequence ATGCCCCTTTTGACCGGTTCTCAGCTTGCCCTCTACTTCGGCGAGGTTGAGATATTCTCGAAGATCGACCTCGAAGTGGCGGAAAAGGCCCACATCGGCATGGTGGGGCCGAACGGCCAGGGCAAGACATCCCTCCTTCGCATGCTCATGGGCGAGATACCGCCTAATTCGGGTTCGGTGAGCCGGTCCCGCGGGCTGACCATCGGTTACGTGTCGCAGCATGCGGCGCACATGACGGTGGGAACGCTGAGGGAGGAGGTCATGTCCGCCTTCAGCGCGATCCTGGAGCTGGAAACGGACGTCGCTGACGCCGGCATGGCAATCGAGCGGGCGGCCACGCCCGAGGAGCGGAAGCTCGCGGACCGGCGCTACTCAGCGCTGCTGCAAGAGTACGAGGCGGTGGGCGGCTTCGACTACCAGAACCGGATGGAGCGCGTGGTGACGGGCGTTGGGCTATCGCTGGAGTCGCTGGACACACCCGTTACGGCGGCGAGCGGCGGTCAAAAGACGCGCGCGGCGCTGGCGAAGGCGCTGCTGCTGGAGCCGGCGCTCCTGATCCTGGACGAGCCGACTAACTACCTGGACTTCAAGGGGCTGGCCTGGCTGGAGACGTTCCTCAACCGCTTCCCATACGCCTTCATTGTCGTATCCCACGACCGGTACTTCCTGGACAGGGTGGCCGACCAGATATGGGACATGGACGGCGGCGGACTCAAGGCATATCGGGGCAACTACACCAAGTTCAGGCAGGTGAAAGAAGAGCAGCGCGCCCGCCAGCAGCTTGAGTTTGAGCGGCAGCAGGAGGTCATCGCGCGGGAGCAGGCGTTCATCGACCGTTACCGGGCGGGGGTGAAGGCGCGGCAGGCGATGGGGCGCGAGAAGCGGCTGGACAGGCTGGAGCGGCTGGATGCTGTCGATACAGCGGACACAGTCAAGATACGCGCCAACGAGGCGAGCCGCACGAGCCTGACGGTGCTGACCACGCACGACCTTGCGGTGGGGTATGTGGACGGCGGGCGGACGGTGCAGCTCCTTTCCGTGCCCGAAACGAAGCTGGAGCGCGGGTCGAGGACGGCGATCGTTGGACCGAACGGCCTGGGCAAGACTACCCTTCTCAACACCATCATTGGGAAGACGCCACCGGTGCGCGGCTCAATTAACTTCGGGCAAAAGGTCAAGATCGGCTTCCAGAAGCAGGGCAGCGACGACATCCCTGCCCACCTCTCAGTGCTCGACGCCCTGCTGGATGCAAAGAACATCAACATCGGCGAGGCGCGCGGCTACCTGGCGCGGTTCCTGTTCAAGGGCGACGACGTTTTCAAGCTCGTTTCGTCCCTCAGCGGCGGCGAGCGGACGCGCCTGGCGCTCGCCCGGCTGCTGATTACCGAGCCCAACGTGCTGGTGCTGGACGAGCCGACAACGCACCTGGATATCCCAAGCCGCGAGGCGCTGGAGGACGCGCTCCTTGACTACGCCGGGGCGCTGCTGTTCGTCTCCCACGACCGCCACCTGATAGGGCTCCTGGCGCAGAACCTGTGGCTGGTGGAAAACGGCGCGCTGCGCGTCTTCAAGGGCACCTTCGAGGAGTGGTTGAAGTCGCTGGAGGAGCCCGCCGCACGCGCGCAGGCCGCCCAGCCGAAGAAGGCGGCCCAGCCGCAGAAGGGCGCAGCAAAGGGCGGGAAGGCGGCGGCACCCAAGGGGCCGGACCACGAGAAGGTCATAGCCGACCTTGAGGCGCTCGTGGTAAAGCTGGAAGCATCGCTCCAGAAGGCTGCGGAGAAGAACGACAGGGCGAAGGTGGCGGATCTCGCCGAGGCGCACGCGAAGGCCCAGGCGGACCTGGAGCTGGCGTGGGCCGCGTGGGGAGGCCTGTCATCCTGA
- a CDS encoding S9 family peptidase — protein sequence MSLPITPEHILDIVNVSEPVMAPDSSNVALTKSWIDRETMEKRSHIVVAPAGGEPRQFTNGKSDSSPEFSPDGKTIAFVRPDDKGRKQLWLIPVSGGEARKVTDVAGGAVGHAWSPDSKSLVFVSKVDPDRLPDGHDSKKDPRPKVVRRLRYRYDGTGWLGDSFKQLFVADVQSGKSQQITHGEGDHTWPSWSPDGSRIAFISDEVDGRDFTNCLQAFVISAAGGEAKSWSPKLSNVWALTWSPDSQSLAAIGSHDFSWWDPRQAWLYVLQDGKPHRMVTDGAYTPVYDAPELRWTDDGRLVFVGVRKGQSFVCEVPAAGGRLRTITGGAAQYLGLAMDRQARKAVTLTLTPETSGEIEQHDLAGDQKRPVTTYNTQYFKDHPTAKMEKFTITRGGQEIETRVFLPQGFDPGRKYPLVLDIHGGPNGRFADTFDSVYQVLASAGYITIAPNPRGSSSYGPEFARMVLGDWGGEDYLDLMAAVEEMRNRPYVDADRVGVHGFSYGGFMGSWMVGHTKLFKAAVVGAPCINLHSMYGTSDIGVSFGEINWGGVFTEATQKYLERSPLMYVQNVETPVLLLHGEEDLRCPIPQSEEYFVALKRLGKTVEFVRYPNSNHSFRKTGHPKFRIDYYQRMVGWFDRYLCGK from the coding sequence GTGTCTCTTCCTATTACGCCTGAGCACATACTCGATATCGTTAACGTCTCGGAGCCGGTAATGGCGCCGGACAGCTCGAACGTGGCGCTCACAAAGTCGTGGATAGACCGCGAGACTATGGAGAAGCGGTCGCACATCGTCGTTGCGCCGGCGGGCGGAGAGCCGAGGCAGTTTACGAATGGGAAGTCGGACTCTTCCCCGGAGTTCTCGCCGGATGGGAAGACAATTGCATTCGTACGGCCTGACGACAAGGGGCGCAAGCAGTTGTGGCTCATCCCCGTAAGCGGCGGCGAGGCGCGCAAGGTCACGGATGTGGCCGGCGGAGCGGTCGGCCATGCCTGGTCGCCGGACTCGAAGTCGCTCGTCTTCGTCTCGAAGGTGGACCCGGACAGGCTGCCGGACGGCCACGACTCAAAAAAAGACCCGCGACCGAAGGTGGTGCGACGCCTCAGGTACCGCTACGACGGCACAGGGTGGCTGGGCGACTCCTTCAAGCAGCTATTCGTCGCAGACGTCCAGTCCGGGAAGTCGCAGCAGATCACCCACGGCGAGGGAGACCATACTTGGCCGTCATGGTCGCCCGACGGCTCACGGATCGCGTTCATTTCAGACGAGGTCGATGGTCGAGACTTCACGAACTGCTTGCAGGCGTTCGTGATCAGCGCCGCAGGCGGCGAGGCGAAATCGTGGTCGCCGAAGCTCTCCAACGTGTGGGCGCTAACCTGGTCGCCGGACTCGCAGTCGCTCGCGGCAATCGGCTCGCACGACTTTTCGTGGTGGGACCCGAGGCAGGCATGGCTCTACGTGCTGCAGGACGGCAAGCCGCACCGGATGGTCACGGACGGCGCATATACGCCGGTGTACGATGCGCCTGAGCTGCGGTGGACGGACGACGGGCGGCTGGTCTTCGTGGGCGTGCGCAAGGGACAATCGTTCGTCTGCGAAGTCCCCGCGGCCGGCGGCAGGCTGCGGACGATCACCGGCGGCGCGGCGCAGTACCTGGGGCTGGCAATGGACAGGCAGGCGCGAAAGGCAGTCACGCTGACGCTCACTCCGGAGACCTCGGGCGAGATCGAGCAGCACGACCTTGCCGGCGATCAAAAGCGGCCGGTCACGACGTACAACACACAGTACTTCAAGGACCACCCGACCGCAAAGATGGAAAAGTTCACCATCACGCGGGGCGGGCAGGAAATCGAGACGCGAGTCTTCTTGCCACAGGGCTTCGACCCCGGGCGCAAGTACCCGCTGGTGCTGGACATCCACGGCGGCCCGAACGGCCGATTCGCCGACACATTCGACTCCGTATACCAGGTTCTTGCCTCCGCGGGCTACATCACCATCGCCCCCAACCCGCGCGGCTCGTCCTCATACGGGCCGGAGTTTGCGCGGATGGTGCTTGGCGACTGGGGCGGCGAGGACTACCTGGACCTGATGGCGGCCGTGGAGGAGATGCGGAACCGGCCGTACGTGGACGCCGACCGCGTGGGCGTCCACGGCTTCAGCTACGGCGGGTTCATGGGGTCGTGGATGGTGGGCCACACGAAGCTCTTCAAGGCGGCCGTTGTGGGCGCGCCGTGCATCAACCTTCACAGCATGTACGGCACCTCGGACATCGGCGTGAGCTTCGGCGAGATCAACTGGGGAGGAGTGTTCACAGAGGCGACGCAAAAGTACCTCGAAAGGTCGCCGCTGATGTACGTGCAGAACGTGGAGACGCCAGTGCTGCTGCTCCACGGCGAGGAAGACCTGCGCTGCCCCATCCCCCAGAGCGAGGAGTACTTCGTCGCGCTCAAGCGGCTGGGCAAGACGGTAGAGTTCGTCCGGTACCCGAATTCCAACCACTCGTTCCGCAAGACCGGCCATCCGAAGTTCAGGATCGACTACTACCAGCGCATGGTGGGCTGGTTCGACAGGTACCTCTGCGGGAAGTAA
- a CDS encoding amidase, translated as MAHNPVFMPVRRLAELVRSRQVSPVELAQLFLRRLEMLGPRYNAVVTLTRERAMEQARRAEREIAEGKYRGPLHGIPYGLKDLFATRGIKTTWGAERYKDQTPDYDATLVRRLEEAGAVLVAKLAMVELAGGFKYIQPNNAFTGPGLNPWDISTQSGGSSSGSGAAVAAGLVPFAIGTETWGSIVMPANNCGIAGLRPTYGRVSRHGAMPLSWTLDKPGPMCQTADDCGLVLNAIAGHDPQDPATTERIYEYDGEDWGEHTPGRRFRLAVPKDAAAEADDTVKSRFDKALKTLSGFCEIDEVPFPDYPYGAVTLGVFMAESASIWEEFIDNGYGETLTAPESRNYVYPRMAMLATDYLKAVRLRTIIAREADRVMAPYDAVVAPTCMIPAPPVAPKPKQSLKERSKEIVGALGNLAGLPAISVPMGFSDGMLPVGIQFMGRAYDDNAVIAVARAYQSVTDWHTRHPADVMG; from the coding sequence ATGGCGCATAACCCGGTCTTTATGCCCGTCCGCAGGCTGGCGGAGCTTGTCCGGAGCCGGCAGGTCTCACCCGTGGAGCTTGCCCAGCTATTCCTGCGCAGGCTTGAGATGCTCGGACCGCGATACAACGCCGTGGTGACGCTCACCCGGGAGCGCGCGATGGAGCAGGCCCGCCGCGCCGAGAGGGAGATTGCCGAAGGCAAATATCGCGGCCCGCTGCACGGAATCCCGTACGGGCTGAAGGACCTCTTCGCGACGCGCGGGATCAAGACGACATGGGGGGCGGAGCGGTACAAGGACCAGACGCCGGACTACGACGCCACGCTCGTGCGCAGGCTGGAAGAGGCGGGCGCCGTGCTGGTGGCGAAGCTGGCGATGGTCGAGCTCGCCGGCGGGTTCAAGTACATCCAACCTAACAACGCGTTCACCGGCCCCGGCCTCAACCCGTGGGACATCTCCACGCAAAGCGGCGGCTCATCCAGCGGCTCGGGCGCGGCGGTTGCGGCGGGCCTCGTCCCCTTCGCCATCGGCACCGAGACGTGGGGATCAATAGTGATGCCCGCGAACAACTGCGGCATAGCCGGCCTCCGGCCCACATACGGACGCGTGAGCCGCCACGGCGCGATGCCCCTCTCCTGGACGCTGGACAAGCCCGGCCCCATGTGCCAGACGGCGGACGACTGCGGCCTGGTGCTGAACGCCATCGCCGGCCACGACCCCCAGGACCCTGCGACGACCGAGCGCATTTATGAGTATGACGGCGAGGATTGGGGCGAGCACACCCCCGGCAGGCGGTTCAGGCTGGCGGTGCCGAAGGACGCGGCGGCAGAAGCGGACGATACTGTGAAGTCGCGCTTCGACAAGGCGCTCAAAACGCTGAGCGGCTTCTGCGAGATAGACGAGGTCCCGTTCCCGGACTACCCTTACGGCGCGGTTACCCTGGGCGTCTTCATGGCCGAGTCCGCAAGCATCTGGGAGGAGTTCATAGACAACGGGTACGGCGAGACGCTGACCGCTCCCGAGTCCAGGAATTACGTCTACCCGCGCATGGCGATGCTCGCGACCGACTACCTCAAGGCCGTCCGTCTCCGCACCATCATCGCTCGCGAGGCGGACAGGGTGATGGCGCCGTACGACGCCGTGGTTGCGCCCACCTGCATGATACCTGCCCCGCCGGTGGCGCCCAAGCCGAAACAGTCGCTGAAGGAGCGCTCCAAGGAGATAGTGGGCGCACTGGGCAACCTCGCCGGCCTGCCGGCAATCTCTGTGCCGATGGGCTTCTCGGACGGCATGCTCCCGGTAGGCATCCAGTTCATGGGCCGCGCGTACGACGACAACGCGGTGATTGCCGTCGCCCGCGCCTACCAGTCGGTCACGGACTGGCACACACGCCACCCGGCGGATGTGATGGGGTGA